The Pseudomonadota bacterium region ATGATGCGATTCATACAATTGGGTCAGGGGGCAGCCTTATCTATATAGGAGCTGGAACAAGCGGCAGGCTTGGAATACTTGATGCATCAGAAATACCTCCCACCTTTAATGTATCATCCGATACAATCAGGACAATCATTGCAGGCGGTAAACGTGCTATAACCAATTCTATAGAAGGTGCTGAAGACGATAAGGATGCTGGAAAAAGGGCTGTTTCGGATGTAAGGGTAAAAGATATGCTACTCGGAATTTCAGCAAGCGGGAAGACCCCTTACGTGATTGCTGCATTAAAGGAAGGGAAGGCACACGGTGCAAAGTGCTGGCTTCTGACATGTAATAATGTTGCATACAAATTCCTTGACGGGATCATTAAGGTGCTGGTGGGGCCTGAGATTATCGCTGGCTCTACAAGGTTAAAGGCAGGAACTGCTACGAAGATCGTTTTGAATATGATTTCTACCGCCACCATGATAAAGTTGGGAAGGGTATATAAGGGTTATATGATCGATGTAACCCCCTCAAATACCAAGCTTATAAACCGCTCTTTAAAAATCATTCAGAATATTACAGGTTGTAGCCATGAAAAGGCAAAGGTGCTTCTTAAAAAATCAGGCAATAACGTGAAAACTGCATTATTGATGAATCTTGGTGGATTAAGCTACAAAGATGCAAGGTTACGCCTGAAAAAATCAGGCGGATCTCTTAAACGTGCATTAGAGACAGCAAACAGTGAGAAAGCAAGTGTGAGCTATGATGGAATTAGTGGACACCAAAGTTGATGTACAATACAAGAACGGAGGTGTCAGAATAGAAAGGATTCCCAATGCATTATACACAAAGGAACTTCGGGAAGAAGCAGTAAGGATGATAACAAAGGGTGGCTTGAAAGCACCGGAGGTCAAAGAAGAATAAGTAGCAGCTGCAGACAGCTCCCTATCACCGCTTTTACATTGATTTCTCAGACCTGTCCTGTTAAAATAGCGGATGATTTCTCTGATAAAAGAACGATTAAAAGTATATCAGGCCAAGGAAATTCAATGCCCTAAATCCACATGGGCCGGGGTTATCATCCCAATATTTGAAAAAGATGGAAAGCCATTTATTGTTCTGACAAAAAGAACGCATACAGTAAAGATACACAAAGGTGAGGTCTCTTTCCCTGGCGGCATGTACGAAGACAAAGATGGTGATAGGATAAACACCGCCATAAGGGAATGCTGTGAAGAAATAGGCGTGAAGAAAAAGGACATGGAAATCCTCGGAAGACTGGACGATATGTTCACATTAACAGGTGTTTGTGTAAGACCCTATGTTGGCATCATACCATATCCATACACATTCAAGACAAACCCACATGAAGTGGCTTACCTCATATACCTTCCGCTTCAATACCTCCAGGAAGTCTACCCGGCTATGGAAGAAGCGGAACATGCAGGCAAGGTCGAGAAGGTACCCTCATTTTATTACAATGGTGACAGGATATGGGGGGCCACATGCAGGATACTCTTAAGGTTTAAACGGATAATAGAAGATGGGAAGATTTAACTTCAAGGTTTTATTGATCCTTTCGTTGGGGCACCTTGTTGTGGACATCTACCAGGGGGCACTCCCTGCAACATTGCCCTTCCTGAAAGAAAGGCTTTCCCTCTCCTATACGATGACAGGTTTTATACTGATGGTTGCCAATTTCACCTCTTCCGTGCTTCAACCGCTTTTTGGTTTTTATTCGGATAAAAAAGAGAAGGCAATCCTTCTTCCCATTGGAATATTATGTGCAGGTCTTGGATTTTCCCTTTTATCCTTACCTACAAACTATGCAATCATTCTTATGCTTGTGACAATAAGCGGTCTTGGTGTAGCATCATACCACCCCGAAGGCTACAAAACCGCCCATTTCTTTACCGGTGAAAAGAGCGTTACCGGGATGTCCATATTCTCTGTGGGGGGGAATTTTGGCTTTGCACTCGGTCCCATCATATCAATCTACATCATACAATACCTCGGATTTTCTTCCCTTCCAATAATTATCC contains the following coding sequences:
- the murQ gene encoding N-acetylmuramic acid 6-phosphate etherase; this encodes MITEDRNPRSTNIENLSIEEIFNIMNDEDSIVVKSVSGAKDSILRAIDDAIHTIGSGGSLIYIGAGTSGRLGILDASEIPPTFNVSSDTIRTIIAGGKRAITNSIEGAEDDKDAGKRAVSDVRVKDMLLGISASGKTPYVIAALKEGKAHGAKCWLLTCNNVAYKFLDGIIKVLVGPEIIAGSTRLKAGTATKIVLNMISTATMIKLGRVYKGYMIDVTPSNTKLINRSLKIIQNITGCSHEKAKVLLKKSGNNVKTALLMNLGGLSYKDARLRLKKSGGSLKRALETANSEKASVSYDGISGHQS
- a CDS encoding CoA pyrophosphatase; the encoded protein is MISLIKERLKVYQAKEIQCPKSTWAGVIIPIFEKDGKPFIVLTKRTHTVKIHKGEVSFPGGMYEDKDGDRINTAIRECCEEIGVKKKDMEILGRLDDMFTLTGVCVRPYVGIIPYPYTFKTNPHEVAYLIYLPLQYLQEVYPAMEEAEHAGKVEKVPSFYYNGDRIWGATCRILLRFKRIIEDGKI